Proteins from a genomic interval of Paenibacillus sp. FSL H8-0048:
- a CDS encoding THUMP domain-containing class I SAM-dependent RNA methyltransferase, with protein MGKLQLIATAPMGLEAVVARELNELGYETTVENGRVLFSGDYIDICRCNLWLRTSDRVLVKMGQFPARTFDELFEGVKAIHWEDWIPENGEFPVEGRSHKSQLTSVPACQGIVKKAIVEKLKLSYRTEWFPENGPRYVVEVILLNDIALITLDTTGPALHKRGYRRQATEAPLKETMAAALIQLSRWNGHRPLYDPCCGSGTILIEAAMIAWNIAPGLRRSFPSEHWPEIPQRLWEEAREEAFDAVRDDYPLQLTGTDIDPAAIEIAEAAAKSAGLSGEITFKHMAAAKARPEGEYGCIITNPPYGERISNDKEVEKLTRQFGEMMLYLPTWSFFAISPYKEFEQYYGRKADKRRKLYNGRIECQYYQYLGPLPPRK; from the coding sequence TTGGGCAAATTACAATTGATCGCCACCGCCCCCATGGGGCTGGAGGCTGTAGTAGCACGCGAATTAAACGAGCTGGGTTATGAGACCACGGTCGAGAACGGACGGGTCCTGTTCAGCGGGGATTACATCGACATCTGCCGCTGCAATCTGTGGCTGCGTACCTCGGACCGTGTCCTGGTGAAGATGGGCCAGTTCCCGGCCCGGACCTTCGATGAGCTGTTCGAAGGAGTGAAGGCGATACATTGGGAGGACTGGATTCCCGAGAACGGCGAATTCCCGGTAGAGGGCCGCTCGCATAAATCTCAGCTGACCAGCGTACCTGCCTGTCAAGGGATTGTGAAGAAGGCTATTGTTGAGAAGCTGAAGCTGTCGTACCGCACGGAGTGGTTCCCGGAGAACGGCCCCCGGTATGTGGTAGAAGTGATTCTGCTGAATGATATCGCGCTGATCACCCTGGATACCACCGGCCCTGCCCTGCACAAGCGCGGCTACCGCCGCCAGGCTACGGAAGCGCCGCTGAAGGAGACGATGGCTGCGGCTCTGATCCAGCTCAGCCGCTGGAACGGCCATCGTCCGCTCTATGATCCTTGCTGCGGATCGGGCACGATTCTGATCGAAGCCGCGATGATTGCCTGGAATATCGCGCCGGGCCTGCGCCGCTCCTTCCCGTCCGAGCACTGGCCGGAGATTCCCCAGCGCCTGTGGGAGGAAGCCCGCGAGGAAGCCTTCGATGCGGTGCGTGACGATTACCCGCTGCAGCTGACCGGAACGGATATCGATCCGGCAGCGATTGAGATCGCCGAAGCGGCGGCGAAAAGCGCCGGACTCTCCGGTGAGATCACCTTCAAGCATATGGCCGCTGCGAAGGCCCGGCCGGAAGGCGAATACGGCTGCATCATCACCAACCCGCCTTACGGCGAGCGGATCAGCAATGACAAGGAAGTGGAGAAGCTGACCCGCCAGTTCGGCGAGATGATGCTCTATCTGCCTACCTGGTCCTTCTTCGCCATCAGCCCGTACAAGGAGTTCGAGCAATACTACGGCCGCAAGGCGGACAAGCGCCGTAAGCTTTATAATGGCCGGATTGAATGCCAATACTATCAATACCTGGGACCTCTGCCTCCGCGGAAATAG
- a CDS encoding O-methyltransferase, whose amino-acid sequence MQNQEEYSEQLYTEDELLLQVKAAIAAGGMPEVSIAPGYGRLLTMLVTLSRSANLLEIGALGGYSGICLCRGMTQEGRLTSLELKAEYAEMAQGHLQQAGFGDRVEYRIGPALDSLKLLEAQGNRYDFFFIDADKENYPNYLEYAIRLASPGAIIAGDNIFLRGRTLNTEKNGPAVQAMRRFNEMIAGDPRLTSTLLPAYDGLALAMVK is encoded by the coding sequence ATGCAGAATCAGGAAGAGTACAGCGAACAGCTATATACAGAAGATGAATTATTGCTTCAAGTCAAAGCAGCCATCGCGGCGGGGGGGATGCCGGAGGTGTCCATTGCCCCGGGCTACGGCAGATTGCTGACGATGCTGGTGACCCTCTCCCGCTCGGCGAACCTGCTGGAGATCGGGGCGCTTGGCGGCTACAGCGGAATCTGCCTGTGCCGGGGAATGACGCAGGAAGGCCGTCTCACCTCTCTGGAGCTTAAGGCTGAATATGCAGAGATGGCACAGGGCCATCTGCAGCAGGCGGGCTTCGGCGACCGGGTGGAATACCGGATAGGCCCTGCACTGGACAGCCTGAAGCTGCTCGAAGCACAGGGGAACAGGTATGATTTCTTCTTCATCGATGCCGATAAGGAGAACTATCCGAATTATCTGGAATATGCGATCCGGCTGGCTTCGCCGGGGGCGATTATTGCCGGGGACAATATTTTTCTGCGCGGCCGCACACTCAATACCGAGAAGAACGGACCGGCTGTCCAGGCCATGCGCCGCTTCAATGAGATGATCGCGGGCGATCCCCGCCTGACCAGCACGCTGCTGCCTGCCTATGACGGCCTGGCGCTGGCGATGGTGAAATAG
- a CDS encoding TetR/AcrR family transcriptional regulator, whose protein sequence is MSSASVDKHAAILDAAYELFGSGGFYETKMSEVAERAGIAKGTVYLYFKSKEELFMAVTRRDCEGFLEQLEGKLRTRSTLTDKLSVIAEHHLFYYYERKQHTKLFFRAPNNNPELVAYMAQFMEAYMQAVVKVLLEGGATEPELMAQSYIGILDRLKMDILFDPEFAEADADKRAKFAARLFITGALGSLDSALGDFPAEAES, encoded by the coding sequence TTGAGCAGTGCATCCGTAGACAAACATGCAGCTATTCTGGATGCCGCTTATGAGCTTTTCGGTTCAGGCGGCTTTTATGAGACGAAGATGTCGGAAGTGGCCGAACGTGCTGGCATTGCCAAGGGTACGGTCTATTTATATTTTAAAAGCAAAGAGGAGCTCTTCATGGCGGTTACCCGCCGCGATTGTGAAGGCTTCCTTGAGCAGCTTGAGGGCAAGCTGAGGACCCGCTCCACATTGACAGACAAACTCTCCGTTATTGCGGAGCATCATCTGTTCTATTACTATGAGCGCAAGCAGCATACGAAGCTGTTCTTCCGTGCGCCTAACAATAACCCTGAGCTGGTGGCCTATATGGCGCAGTTCATGGAAGCCTATATGCAGGCTGTGGTGAAGGTGCTGCTGGAAGGCGGGGCTACCGAGCCTGAGCTGATGGCACAGTCGTATATCGGGATTCTGGACCGTCTGAAGATGGACATCCTGTTCGACCCTGAGTTTGCCGAGGCAGATGCGGATAAGCGGGCGAAGTTTGCAGCGAGGCTCTTTATCACTGGGGCACTGGGCAGCCTGGATTCGGCGCTGGGTGACTTCCCTGCTGAAGCTGAATCTTAA
- the hemH gene encoding ferrochelatase, which translates to MANKIGVLVMSYGTPESLEDVEAYYTHIRRGNAPSAEQLKELTDRYKAIVGGVFPLRENTDRQVEALQAKLNSGQIQYVCYQGLKHARPFIEDGVEAMIRDGITQAIGIVLAPHYSVMSVGTYIKRAKEKAEACGIQMEFVESYHMHPELIDVLSRRVTAKLDEFEETGASREEVRVLFSAHSLPERILAMGDPYRDQLLETSEAIAAQAGVESWQFTWQSAGRTAEPWLGPDILDTLRELAESQVKYVLSAPIGFVSDHLEVLYDLDIEAQQLVSELDMRLLRIDSLNSDPAYMSVLSDVVRTKANQLKVNLP; encoded by the coding sequence GTGGCTAACAAAATTGGAGTACTCGTGATGTCGTACGGCACGCCTGAGAGCCTTGAGGATGTAGAGGCTTATTATACGCATATCCGCCGGGGGAACGCTCCTTCTGCTGAGCAGCTCAAAGAATTGACCGACCGCTATAAGGCGATTGTCGGCGGGGTTTTTCCGCTTAGAGAGAATACCGACCGTCAGGTGGAAGCCTTGCAGGCCAAGCTGAACAGCGGGCAGATCCAGTACGTATGCTACCAGGGACTGAAGCATGCCAGACCGTTCATAGAGGATGGTGTCGAGGCCATGATCCGGGACGGAATTACCCAGGCGATAGGCATCGTGCTGGCTCCGCATTACTCTGTAATGAGTGTAGGGACCTATATCAAGCGCGCCAAGGAAAAAGCTGAAGCCTGCGGTATTCAAATGGAGTTCGTTGAGAGCTACCATATGCACCCCGAGCTGATCGATGTGCTAAGCCGGAGAGTGACTGCCAAGCTGGACGAGTTCGAAGAAACGGGCGCGTCGCGCGAGGAAGTGCGAGTGCTGTTCAGTGCACATAGTCTTCCAGAACGCATTCTGGCGATGGGCGATCCTTACCGTGACCAGCTGCTGGAGACCTCTGAGGCGATTGCCGCACAGGCTGGGGTAGAATCCTGGCAGTTCACTTGGCAGAGTGCGGGCCGGACAGCGGAGCCTTGGCTGGGACCGGATATTCTCGATACGCTGCGTGAGCTGGCCGAGAGCCAGGTGAAATACGTGCTGTCAGCCCCGATCGGCTTCGTCTCCGACCATCTGGAGGTGCTGTACGATCTGGATATTGAAGCACAGCAGCTTGTCTCCGAGCTGGATATGCGTCTCTTGCGGATTGACTCGCTGAACAGTGATCCGGCTTATATGTCGGTGCTCAGCGATGTGGTGCGAACGAAGGCGAACCAGTTGAAGGTGAATCTGCCATGA
- the hemE gene encoding uroporphyrinogen decarboxylase: protein MTYNDTFIRACRQQTTEYTPVWYMRQAGRYDPDYRTIKEKYSLLEICRQPELAAEVTLMPVRKLGVDAAILYSDIMNPVASLGVDFDIVKNIGPVIENPIRSASDVHRLKPIDVEGDLGHILETIAILDKELDVPLITFAGAPFTIASYLIEGRPSKTYHRTKELMFSQPQVWEKLMEKLGDMVITYLRAHVASGGKAFQLFDSWVGALAPRDFEQYVLPTITRIFAELSDLDVPKIYFPGVSSGELLPSLTKLQADVIGLDWRVSITEGRRRLGGGYAVQGNLDPYLLTAPMDMLKARAKELIDEGITQPGYIFNLGHGLFPEASLDTLKELTDYVHEYSAAAMKQAAPPLA, encoded by the coding sequence ATGACCTACAACGACACTTTTATCCGTGCCTGCAGACAGCAGACCACGGAGTACACCCCGGTATGGTACATGCGGCAGGCTGGCCGGTATGATCCCGACTACCGTACAATCAAGGAGAAATATTCGCTGCTTGAGATCTGCAGGCAGCCCGAGCTTGCGGCTGAAGTGACCCTGATGCCTGTGCGTAAGCTGGGCGTGGACGCAGCGATTCTGTATTCTGATATCATGAATCCGGTGGCCTCCCTCGGTGTGGATTTTGACATTGTGAAGAACATCGGGCCGGTTATCGAGAATCCGATCCGCTCTGCAAGCGATGTGCACCGGCTGAAGCCGATTGATGTGGAAGGCGATCTGGGCCATATTCTGGAGACCATCGCCATACTGGACAAGGAGCTGGACGTCCCGCTGATTACCTTTGCCGGAGCACCGTTCACCATCGCCAGTTATCTGATTGAAGGCAGACCGTCCAAGACGTATCACCGCACCAAGGAGCTGATGTTCAGCCAGCCTCAGGTGTGGGAGAAGCTGATGGAGAAGCTGGGAGATATGGTTATTACCTATCTGCGCGCCCATGTCGCCAGCGGCGGAAAGGCGTTCCAGCTGTTCGACAGCTGGGTCGGGGCGCTGGCTCCGCGTGATTTTGAGCAGTATGTGCTGCCTACGATCACCCGGATTTTTGCCGAGTTGTCCGATCTGGACGTTCCGAAAATATACTTCCCCGGCGTCAGCTCAGGGGAGCTGCTCCCCAGCTTGACCAAGCTGCAGGCCGATGTGATCGGACTGGACTGGCGGGTAAGCATCACCGAAGGACGACGCAGACTGGGCGGAGGCTATGCGGTTCAAGGCAATCTTGATCCATACCTGCTGACTGCGCCGATGGATATGCTCAAAGCCCGGGCCAAGGAACTGATCGATGAAGGCATCACGCAGCCGGGGTATATTTTTAACCTGGGACATGGATTATTCCCTGAAGCTTCGCTGGACACGCTCAAGGAATTAACGGATTACGTGCATGAGTATTCGGCAGCGGCAATGAAACAGGCGGCACCGCCGCTGGCATAG
- a CDS encoding DUF92 domain-containing protein — protein MQWLIGACGALLVAGAAYWKQSLSFSGMVAAVVMGTIYFGAGNLFWFGILLVFFISSTLLSKLHHENKAELEAAYDKTGRRDAGQVFANGGLGMLAVLLNAVYPLELWSFLFIGVMATVTSDTWATEIGTLARKPPRSVLTGKVLPAGTSGGVSLPGTLAAAAGGTLIGAASWVLRAASGMTPHAFWLLALAGLLGGLAGAFADSVLGATVQRMNRCTVCGREVEASMHCGKPTEYARGWRWMDNDTVNAVSSIIGGAVALLVSYIGYIG, from the coding sequence CTGCAATGGCTGATCGGGGCCTGCGGTGCGCTGCTGGTTGCCGGGGCCGCTTACTGGAAGCAGTCGCTTAGCTTCTCAGGGATGGTGGCGGCAGTGGTCATGGGGACGATCTATTTCGGTGCAGGGAATCTGTTCTGGTTCGGTATCCTGCTCGTGTTCTTCATCTCTTCAACGCTGCTGTCGAAGCTGCATCATGAGAATAAGGCAGAGCTGGAGGCCGCGTATGATAAAACCGGACGCCGCGACGCGGGCCAGGTCTTCGCCAACGGCGGACTCGGGATGCTGGCCGTTCTGCTGAACGCGGTCTATCCGCTGGAGCTCTGGAGCTTCCTGTTCATCGGGGTGATGGCTACCGTGACCTCGGATACATGGGCGACAGAGATCGGCACGCTGGCCCGGAAGCCTCCCCGGTCGGTACTGACCGGGAAGGTGCTTCCGGCAGGCACCTCCGGCGGCGTTTCCCTGCCCGGGACACTGGCCGCGGCGGCGGGAGGGACGCTCATCGGCGCGGCCTCCTGGGTGCTGCGGGCGGCCTCCGGCATGACGCCCCATGCCTTCTGGCTGCTGGCGCTCGCCGGACTGCTGGGCGGGCTTGCGGGAGCTTTTGCCGACTCCGTACTGGGGGCTACTGTGCAACGGATGAACCGCTGCACAGTCTGCGGCCGCGAGGTCGAAGCCTCTATGCACTGCGGGAAGCCGACGGAATACGCCAGGGGCTGGCGCTGGATGGACAATGATACTGTAAATGCTGTAAGTTCTATAATAGGCGGTGCTGTAGCGCTGCTGGTCAGTTATATCGGTTACATAGGATAA
- a CDS encoding MFS transporter: MKNWETWKINLMVLWFGQFLVNAGMTMITPFLSLYLAKDLGVTGDRAIGMWAGLIFAANFLTSFIFQPLWGKLADKYGRKIMLLRSSFGMAIVIVLMGFAQSPMQLLLLRLLNGTISGFNPASVALVSGTTPKPKMGFAMGLMQSGAVAGTILGPLMGGLLADWIGFRPIFYVVGALLFVASLLALFLVKEKFDRAEAAQVPQVSVLEGLKELAKVPQLPALFGVTFLLQFAMVSPMSLLPLYVEKLHGTTVDLAFWAGMVSAVTGISNMLASPLLGKLSDKVGAHRILTFALIGAALFLIPQAFVTSVWQLILVRFLMGVFMGGLLPSVNALIRSYTPDGKESRAFGFNSSTLALGNMLGAVIGGFLSGYIGIEGLFIISGAFLLINTVWVRIKLYKKTEPRLFR; encoded by the coding sequence TTGAAGAATTGGGAGACCTGGAAAATCAACCTCATGGTGCTTTGGTTTGGCCAATTCCTGGTAAATGCCGGGATGACTATGATTACCCCGTTTCTATCGCTTTATCTCGCCAAAGATTTGGGGGTGACCGGCGACCGCGCAATCGGGATGTGGGCCGGGCTTATTTTTGCCGCCAACTTCCTGACCTCATTTATCTTTCAGCCGCTCTGGGGCAAGCTTGCCGACAAATACGGACGCAAAATAATGCTTCTGCGTTCCAGCTTCGGCATGGCGATTGTTATTGTCCTGATGGGCTTCGCCCAGTCCCCGATGCAGCTGCTGCTGCTCCGGCTGCTGAACGGAACCATCTCCGGCTTCAATCCCGCCTCTGTCGCGCTGGTCTCAGGCACCACACCGAAACCGAAGATGGGCTTCGCAATGGGGCTGATGCAGTCCGGCGCTGTGGCCGGAACGATTCTCGGGCCGCTGATGGGCGGCTTACTGGCGGACTGGATCGGCTTCCGCCCTATTTTCTATGTGGTCGGCGCGCTTCTGTTCGTCGCTTCACTGCTGGCCTTATTCCTGGTCAAAGAGAAATTCGACCGCGCAGAAGCCGCACAGGTGCCTCAGGTATCCGTGCTGGAAGGCTTAAAGGAACTGGCGAAGGTGCCGCAGCTTCCCGCCCTGTTCGGCGTGACCTTCCTGCTGCAGTTCGCCATGGTCAGTCCAATGTCGCTGCTGCCGCTCTATGTAGAGAAGCTGCACGGCACCACCGTCGACCTTGCCTTCTGGGCAGGTATGGTCAGCGCCGTCACCGGTATCTCGAATATGCTCGCATCGCCGCTGCTCGGCAAGCTCAGCGACAAGGTGGGGGCCCACCGGATACTGACCTTCGCGCTGATCGGCGCCGCTCTGTTCCTGATTCCGCAGGCGTTCGTGACCAGCGTCTGGCAGCTGATTCTCGTCCGCTTCCTGATGGGCGTCTTCATGGGCGGCCTGCTGCCGAGCGTCAACGCCCTGATTCGCTCCTATACGCCTGACGGCAAGGAGAGCCGGGCGTTTGGCTTCAACAGCAGTACGCTCGCGCTCGGTAATATGCTCGGTGCGGTGATCGGCGGATTCCTGTCGGGTTATATCGGGATTGAGGGTCTGTTCATCATATCAGGTGCTTTCCTGCTGATTAATACGGTCTGGGTGCGGATCAAGCTGTACAAGAAGACTGAACCCCGGCTATTCCGTTAA
- a CDS encoding glycerophosphodiester phosphodiesterase, whose translation MTNNLCVAHRGFSGKAPENTLAAVRMAIALPFVRWIEIDVQLTKDGVPVVIHDYSLDRTTNGHGKVKNMEYEHMRRLDAGSWRGRAFRGERVPSLEELLALASGRLRLNIELKTVGEMYPGLEQAVIDLVNARGMREEVVLTSFDAGVLRRIKELDARFRTGLIYDSRYGNPADKLDELGCSFLSISYDRLSPVLAKSLIERGVQVMAWTLNKGKEMRRLSEMHSDIMICTNRPDIWGELFLKA comes from the coding sequence ATGACGAACAATTTGTGTGTAGCCCACCGCGGTTTTTCCGGCAAAGCTCCTGAGAATACACTTGCCGCCGTGCGGATGGCGATTGCGCTGCCTTTTGTACGCTGGATAGAGATTGATGTGCAGCTGACGAAGGACGGGGTCCCCGTGGTCATCCACGATTATTCCCTGGACCGCACGACCAACGGACACGGCAAGGTGAAGAATATGGAGTATGAACACATGCGGCGGCTGGATGCGGGGAGCTGGAGGGGGCGTGCTTTTCGCGGAGAGCGGGTGCCTTCACTGGAAGAGCTGCTTGCTCTGGCGTCAGGCCGGCTGCGGCTGAATATTGAACTGAAGACGGTGGGGGAAATGTATCCGGGTCTCGAGCAGGCGGTTATTGATCTGGTGAACGCCAGGGGAATGCGCGAGGAAGTGGTGCTGACCTCGTTCGATGCAGGTGTATTGCGGCGGATCAAGGAGCTGGACGCGCGGTTCCGTACAGGGCTGATCTATGACTCCAGATATGGTAACCCTGCGGATAAGCTTGATGAGCTGGGCTGCTCCTTTTTATCCATCAGCTATGACCGGCTTAGTCCGGTTCTGGCCAAATCCCTGATTGAGCGCGGCGTGCAGGTGATGGCATGGACCTTGAACAAAGGTAAGGAAATGCGCCGCCTGTCGGAGATGCATTCCGATATTATGATCTGTACGAACCGTCCGGATATTTGGGGCGAACTCTTTTTGAAGGCTTGA
- a CDS encoding CapA family protein yields MYPPRSGNRQGKRQHSRRRRRRVWAWVNVALLLMITAALAYSFMDDKDQQGSAAPPAALVTSPSPEAAATAAAPTEAVSTEEVPGVEATATAEPAPEETAEASPVPAATKEATSAPSPADQATPTDAPQATTASSSGLVAGLPENSSGGTVKLSFAGDIIFSGKAGALLEQKGYDYSYSALDGMFKKDDLTVVNLENPITTRGVGAKNKQFVFKGPPKALDALKAAGVDAVNLANNHTLDQGEEGLLDTLKHLGERGIPHVGAGRNSQEAYSAQYFERNGIKIALLGFTRVMPVIEWKAEAGKPGLASVYDSAEALKAIAAAKQKADVVVVVVHWGRERMEQYDKTQQALGHSFIDAGADLVMGGHPHVLQGIEPYKGKWIAYSTGNFIFTRGSIPATWETAVFQAECSKQGQCALKLKPMDAELAQPVPMNDADGQLLLHRIQSISSGLIKVRNDGTVTQAVK; encoded by the coding sequence ATGTATCCGCCGAGATCAGGCAATAGACAAGGTAAGAGACAACATAGCAGGCGACGGCGCAGAAGGGTATGGGCATGGGTCAATGTGGCGTTGCTGCTGATGATTACCGCAGCGCTCGCTTATTCATTCATGGACGACAAGGACCAGCAGGGCTCTGCTGCTCCGCCGGCGGCGCTTGTTACCTCCCCTTCGCCGGAAGCTGCTGCAACGGCGGCAGCCCCTACAGAAGCCGTCTCTACAGAGGAAGTACCAGGGGTTGAGGCTACAGCCACTGCTGAGCCTGCTCCGGAGGAGACAGCGGAGGCTTCTCCAGTGCCTGCGGCGACCAAGGAAGCTACGTCTGCACCGTCACCGGCGGATCAGGCAACCCCTACGGATGCGCCGCAGGCCACAACGGCAAGCAGCAGCGGGCTGGTCGCAGGCTTGCCGGAGAACAGCTCCGGCGGGACAGTGAAGCTGAGCTTTGCCGGAGATATCATCTTCAGCGGAAAAGCAGGCGCGCTGCTGGAGCAGAAGGGCTACGACTATTCCTACAGTGCGCTGGATGGGATGTTCAAGAAGGATGACCTCACGGTAGTCAATCTGGAAAATCCGATTACTACACGCGGGGTCGGGGCCAAGAACAAGCAGTTTGTGTTCAAGGGCCCGCCGAAGGCACTGGATGCGCTCAAAGCCGCCGGTGTGGATGCCGTCAATCTGGCTAACAACCACACGCTGGATCAGGGGGAGGAAGGTCTGCTGGACACCCTGAAGCATCTGGGCGAACGCGGAATCCCTCATGTGGGGGCAGGGCGGAATAGCCAGGAGGCTTATTCGGCGCAGTATTTTGAACGTAATGGAATTAAGATTGCCCTGCTTGGGTTCACACGGGTGATGCCGGTGATTGAATGGAAGGCGGAAGCGGGCAAGCCTGGCCTTGCCTCGGTGTATGACAGTGCGGAAGCGCTCAAGGCCATTGCCGCAGCCAAGCAAAAAGCCGATGTTGTCGTTGTCGTCGTCCATTGGGGACGGGAGCGGATGGAGCAGTATGATAAGACCCAGCAGGCGCTCGGGCATAGCTTCATTGATGCCGGAGCGGATCTTGTGATGGGCGGTCATCCGCATGTGCTACAGGGAATTGAGCCCTATAAAGGCAAATGGATCGCCTACAGCACAGGCAACTTTATTTTCACACGCGGCTCCATCCCGGCTACTTGGGAGACGGCGGTATTCCAGGCGGAATGCAGCAAGCAGGGGCAATGTGCTCTTAAGCTGAAGCCGATGGATGCCGAGCTGGCGCAGCCGGTGCCGATGAACGATGCCGACGGGCAGCTGCTGCTGCACAGAATACAGTCTATTTCTTCCGGCCTGATCAAGGTCCGCAATGACGGCACTGTGACCCAAGCGGTGAAATAG
- a CDS encoding fumarylacetoacetate hydrolase family protein, protein MSSAINNVYCVGRNYQLHAEELGNKVPAEPLIFLKPSHAAVALDKAIIHLPKDAGLIHYEGELVLRIARDYVPGMSVQELVDVMALGLDFTLRDVHNDLQKKGLPWTAAKGFKNAAPLTPYMALPEEEELEATDFTVRKNGIEVQRGNVKNMIFSLQKIVEFIAARYGLGKDDIIFTGTPAGVGPVVAGDSFELFWGDTLMGTCLIG, encoded by the coding sequence ATGAGCAGTGCGATCAATAATGTATACTGTGTAGGACGCAATTATCAATTACATGCGGAGGAGCTGGGCAACAAGGTGCCTGCCGAGCCGCTGATCTTCCTGAAGCCGTCTCATGCTGCTGTGGCCCTGGATAAAGCGATCATCCATCTGCCCAAGGACGCCGGACTAATTCATTACGAGGGGGAGCTGGTACTTCGCATTGCGCGTGATTACGTGCCGGGCATGAGCGTGCAGGAGCTGGTGGATGTGATGGCGCTGGGCCTCGACTTCACGCTCCGTGATGTGCATAATGATCTGCAGAAGAAGGGTCTGCCGTGGACAGCCGCCAAGGGCTTCAAGAACGCAGCTCCGCTGACACCGTACATGGCATTGCCTGAGGAAGAGGAGCTGGAGGCCACTGACTTCACCGTCCGCAAGAACGGAATTGAGGTTCAGCGTGGGAACGTGAAGAACATGATTTTCTCTCTGCAAAAAATCGTTGAGTTCATTGCCGCCCGCTACGGGCTGGGCAAAGACGATATTATCTTCACTGGAACCCCCGCCGGGGTAGGTCCGGTAGTGGCGGGCGATTCGTTCGAGCTGTTCTGGGGTGACACCCTCATGGGCACCTGCCTGATCGGTTAA
- the hemG gene encoding protoporphyrinogen oxidase → MTASPRKVVIIGGGLSGLSAAFYIRKFYREAGTQPEITLIEKDKVLGGKIETLHRDGFVIEKGPDSFLARKTAMVDLARELELDHELVSTNPNAKKTYILQRGKLHPMPAGLVLGIPTELKPFLKSGLVSFGGKMRAMMDFVLPPRRSAEDESLGDLIERRLGTEVLENMTEPLLAGIYAGDMRKISLQATFPQFGEVERQYGSLIRGMTTGRKPVETHTGTKKSAFLTFRQGLQSLVHALIHELQDVRQLTGSGAKSIRVLGGAGSSGASRYEVELESGELLEADDIYVTVQNFAAAELLRPHVDVSALDAVNYVSVANVVLAFTRQDIVTEYDGSGFLVPRKEGRNITACTWTSTKWLHTSPDDKVLLRCYVGRSGDEQNVELPNDALAELVRKDLKEIMGITAAPLFTEITRLRSSMPQYPVGHPGRIAGLRSELAQKLPGVYAFGAGYDGIGMPDCIKQAKLTAETAAASLPKLPEPAGATI, encoded by the coding sequence ATGACCGCATCACCCCGCAAGGTAGTTATTATCGGCGGAGGCCTTAGCGGGCTCAGTGCCGCGTTCTATATCCGCAAGTTCTACCGTGAGGCTGGAACCCAGCCGGAGATTACATTAATTGAGAAGGACAAGGTCCTCGGCGGCAAAATCGAAACGCTGCACCGTGACGGCTTCGTAATTGAGAAGGGCCCGGATTCCTTCCTCGCCCGTAAGACGGCGATGGTCGATCTGGCCAGGGAGCTGGAGCTGGACCATGAGCTGGTAAGCACGAATCCGAACGCCAAGAAGACCTACATTCTGCAGCGGGGCAAGCTTCATCCGATGCCTGCCGGTCTTGTGCTGGGCATTCCGACAGAGCTGAAGCCCTTCCTGAAGAGCGGACTGGTCTCCTTCGGCGGCAAAATGCGGGCGATGATGGATTTCGTACTCCCGCCCCGCCGCAGTGCTGAGGATGAGTCGCTTGGCGATCTGATTGAGCGCCGTCTGGGTACAGAGGTACTGGAGAATATGACGGAGCCGCTGCTGGCAGGAATCTATGCAGGGGATATGCGCAAGATCAGCCTTCAGGCGACCTTTCCGCAGTTCGGTGAGGTCGAGCGCCAGTACGGCAGCCTGATCCGTGGAATGACGACCGGCAGGAAGCCGGTGGAGACCCATACCGGGACGAAGAAAAGCGCCTTCCTCACCTTCCGTCAAGGATTGCAGAGTCTCGTGCACGCGCTCATCCATGAGCTGCAGGATGTCCGGCAGCTCACGGGGTCAGGAGCGAAATCCATCCGGGTGCTGGGAGGTGCCGGTTCTTCCGGCGCTTCCCGTTATGAGGTGGAGCTTGAGAGCGGTGAGCTGCTGGAAGCAGACGACATCTATGTTACGGTGCAGAACTTCGCAGCCGCAGAGCTGCTGCGTCCACATGTCGATGTCTCGGCGCTGGATGCAGTGAACTATGTATCAGTAGCTAATGTAGTTCTGGCGTTCACCCGGCAAGATATCGTTACCGAGTACGACGGATCGGGCTTCCTGGTTCCGCGTAAGGAAGGGCGGAATATTACCGCCTGCACCTGGACCTCTACCAAATGGCTGCATACCAGCCCTGATGATAAGGTGCTGCTGCGTTGTTATGTGGGACGGTCGGGAGATGAACAGAATGTGGAGCTGCCGAATGACGCACTGGCCGAGCTGGTGCGCAAGGACCTGAAGGAGATTATGGGCATCACCGCAGCACCGCTGTTCACAGAGATCACCCGGCTGAGGTCGTCCATGCCGCAGTATCCGGTCGGCCATCCCGGCCGGATTGCCGGCCTGCGCAGTGAGCTGGCGCAGAAGCTGCCCGGCGTTTACGCCTTTGGCGCAGGCTATGACGGCATCGGGATGCCGGACTGCATCAAGCAGGCGAAGCTTACGGCTGAGACTGCCGCAGCCAGCCTCCCGAAGCTGCCGGAACCGGCGGGAGCTACAATCTAA